In Streptomyces chartreusis, the following proteins share a genomic window:
- a CDS encoding universal stress protein — MGKLVVVGVDGSSSCQAAVEAAAREARWRGAGLRVVHAFSRSGRPMYSHPDPAPLDDLVREAADHARAVAPEAEVTEAVVPGSAVAVLGAESRAADLVVVGARGAGGVVEMLLGSTAVSLAAHTRCPVMVIRGESADAGPVVVAVDGSPKGERAVEFAFAEAALRKAEILAVHAWLPDYAPAGTGVESAERLLAQALAGHAEKYPDVVVRQQVLSGEPRETLIEASRSAQLMVVGARGRGGFAGLLLGSVSQALLHHAHCSVTVVRSET; from the coding sequence GTGGGGAAGCTCGTCGTCGTTGGGGTGGACGGCTCGTCGTCGTGCCAGGCCGCGGTGGAGGCGGCCGCCCGGGAGGCACGGTGGCGTGGCGCGGGACTACGCGTGGTGCATGCCTTCAGCCGGTCGGGCAGGCCGATGTACTCGCATCCGGATCCGGCACCGCTCGATGATCTGGTTCGTGAGGCGGCGGATCACGCCCGTGCCGTGGCGCCCGAGGCGGAGGTCACCGAGGCGGTCGTGCCGGGCAGCGCGGTGGCCGTGCTCGGCGCCGAGTCGCGAGCCGCGGACCTGGTCGTCGTCGGTGCACGGGGAGCCGGCGGTGTCGTCGAGATGCTTCTGGGCTCGACGGCTGTGTCACTGGCCGCCCACACCAGATGTCCGGTGATGGTGATTCGCGGGGAGTCGGCCGACGCGGGGCCTGTCGTAGTGGCTGTCGACGGCTCGCCCAAGGGCGAGAGAGCGGTGGAGTTCGCTTTCGCCGAAGCGGCGTTGCGCAAAGCGGAGATTCTTGCCGTACACGCATGGCTGCCGGACTACGCCCCGGCCGGCACGGGTGTCGAGAGCGCCGAGCGGCTGCTGGCCCAGGCCCTGGCCGGGCACGCGGAGAAGTATCCGGACGTGGTGGTCAGACAGCAGGTGCTGAGCGGCGAACCTCGCGAGACGCTGATCGAGGCGAGCAGGAGTGCCCAGCTCATGGTCGTCGGAGCCAGGGGGCGCGGCGGCTTCGCCGGGCTGCTCCTGGGCTCGGTGAGTCAGGCCCTGCTGCACCACGCACACTGCTCGGTGACCGTCGTCCGCAGCGAGACCTGA
- a CDS encoding NUDIX hydrolase, protein MASTDDLMPLPDDQSRSHLLDLVGAIEPWDELERTHLDTATRWIAGGAPIYRVRKPDVPAMHLVSYFVVLDGTHGRLLLVAHRKAGLWLPAGGHVEPDEDPWAAVVRECQEELGIEAVASPIAGERPFFLTVTRTRGHGTHTDVSLWYVIDADARAITSYDRREFDAIRWMTDDQVLDESAEVLDPHMHRFTHKLRHARAKAQ, encoded by the coding sequence ATGGCCTCAACTGACGACCTGATGCCCCTCCCTGACGACCAGTCGCGTTCCCATCTTCTTGATCTGGTCGGTGCCATCGAGCCGTGGGACGAGCTGGAGCGCACGCATCTGGACACCGCCACTCGGTGGATCGCCGGCGGAGCCCCGATCTACCGGGTGCGCAAGCCTGATGTTCCGGCCATGCATTTGGTGAGCTACTTCGTCGTCCTCGACGGAACGCACGGCCGGCTGCTGCTCGTCGCCCACCGCAAGGCGGGTCTGTGGCTGCCGGCCGGAGGACACGTCGAGCCCGATGAGGATCCATGGGCCGCCGTGGTCCGCGAATGCCAGGAGGAGCTGGGCATCGAGGCCGTGGCGTCGCCGATCGCCGGTGAGCGCCCCTTCTTCCTCACGGTCACCCGAACCCGGGGGCATGGCACGCACACCGACGTCTCGCTCTGGTACGTCATCGACGCCGACGCCCGCGCCATCACCTCGTACGACCGACGCGAGTTCGATGCAATCCGGTGGATGACCGACGACCAGGTCCTCGACGAGTCGGCCGAGGTGCTCGACCCCCACATGCACCGCTTCACTCACAAGCTGCGGCACGCGCGAGCCAAGGCGCAGTAG
- a CDS encoding GNAT family N-acetyltransferase encodes MEIRSTTDEDRDVFVDTVHAAFGRFAETPIEGGGLWWSALEFDRCLLALAADGRPVGTAAAHSFELTLPGGRLVPAAGVTAVGVLPSHRRQGVLSAMMRHQLAELRARGEILSVLLASEAPIYGRFGYGPATYTARLTVPRHQAALAVPRARQASDAAVSGSDDGSVEVLRRAECGETLEAVYDRYRRAQPGALSRPHRWWALRAGQPPISPAPRYVAVHRDAHGVPDGYASYSIGEGNALTVDETIAADDAGFAALARFALGHDLVSRVVFKHVPAEHPLRWQLADFRAGEVSGDTDWLWVRLLDVPRALTARGWFTDGELVLDVEDPFLGERNRYLLMVRDGKADCVPTDREPDLSLDMRDLGSIYLGGTAPSTLVRAGHIQAHRPDGATLADTFFRAERSPHCLHWF; translated from the coding sequence ATGGAGATTCGTTCCACGACCGACGAGGACCGTGACGTCTTCGTCGATACGGTCCATGCCGCGTTCGGGCGCTTTGCGGAAACCCCGATCGAGGGCGGTGGGCTGTGGTGGTCGGCGCTCGAGTTCGACCGCTGTCTGCTCGCCCTGGCGGCGGACGGTCGGCCCGTCGGAACCGCTGCCGCGCACTCCTTCGAACTCACCCTGCCCGGTGGGAGGCTCGTTCCGGCCGCCGGGGTGACCGCCGTCGGCGTCCTGCCGTCCCATCGGCGCCAGGGCGTGCTCAGCGCGATGATGCGGCATCAGCTCGCTGAGCTGCGGGCCCGCGGCGAGATCCTGTCCGTGCTGTTGGCCTCCGAGGCTCCGATCTACGGCCGGTTCGGCTACGGACCGGCGACCTACACGGCGCGGCTGACGGTGCCGCGCCACCAGGCCGCCCTCGCCGTCCCCCGGGCTCGCCAGGCGTCCGACGCGGCGGTGAGCGGCTCGGACGACGGCTCGGTCGAGGTGCTGCGGCGCGCCGAGTGCGGCGAGACTCTGGAAGCGGTCTACGACCGGTACCGCCGTGCCCAGCCAGGCGCACTGTCCCGACCGCATCGCTGGTGGGCCCTGCGGGCGGGCCAGCCCCCGATATCGCCGGCGCCGCGCTATGTCGCCGTTCACCGCGACGCCCACGGCGTCCCGGACGGGTACGCCAGCTACTCGATCGGCGAGGGCAACGCCTTGACGGTCGACGAGACCATCGCCGCCGACGACGCCGGCTTCGCGGCCCTGGCACGGTTCGCGCTCGGTCATGACCTGGTCTCCCGGGTCGTGTTCAAGCACGTCCCGGCCGAGCACCCGCTTCGTTGGCAGCTCGCGGACTTCCGCGCCGGCGAGGTGAGCGGCGACACCGACTGGCTCTGGGTGCGGCTGCTGGACGTCCCGCGTGCCCTGACCGCGCGCGGATGGTTCACGGACGGCGAGCTCGTCCTCGACGTCGAGGATCCGTTCCTCGGCGAGCGGAACCGCTACCTGTTGATGGTCCGGGACGGAAAGGCGGACTGCGTCCCGACGGACCGAGAGCCCGACCTGTCCCTCGACATGCGCGACCTGGGCTCGATCTACCTCGGTGGCACCGCCCCGAGCACGCTCGTGCGCGCCGGACACATCCAGGCCCACCGTCCTGACGGCGCCACCCTCGCGGACACCTTCTTCCGCGCCGAGCGGTCCCCACATTGCCTGCACTGGTTCTGA